The following proteins are co-located in the Ursus arctos isolate Adak ecotype North America unplaced genomic scaffold, UrsArc2.0 scaffold_13, whole genome shotgun sequence genome:
- the GABRR1 gene encoding gamma-aminobutyric acid receptor subunit rho-1 isoform X3 yields the protein MLAVPNMKVGIFLLWWGWVWATENRVHWQGREVHEMSKKGSPILKRSPDITKSPLTKSEQLLRIDDHDFSMRPGFGGPAIPVGVDVQVESLDSISEVDMDFTMTLYLRHYWKDERLSFPSTNNLSMTFDGRLVKKIWVPDMFFVHSKRSFIHDTTTDNVMLRVQPDGKVLYSLRVTVTAMCNMDFSRFPLDTQTCSLEIESYAYTEDDLMLYWKKGNDSLKTDERISLSQFLIQEFHTTTKLAFYSSTGWYNRLYINFTLRRHIFFFLLQTYFPATLMVMLSWVSFWIDRRAVPARVPLGITTVLTMSTIITGVNASMPRVSYIKAVDIYLWVSFVFVFLSVLEYAAVNYLTTVQERKECKLREKLPCTCGLPQPRGVMLDGSYSDGEVNDLGSYIPENGEKPDKMMVQLTLASERSSPQRKSQRSSYVSMRIDTHAIDKYSRIIFPAAYILFNLIYWSIFS from the exons CCCAATTCTGAAGCGAAGCCCTGATATCACCAAATCGCCACTGACCAAGTCAGAGCAGCTTCTGAGGATAGACGACCATGATTTCAGCATGAGGCCCGGCTTTGGAG GTCCGGCCATTCCCGTTGGTGTGGACGTGCAGGTGGAGAGCTTGGACAGCATCTCAGAGGTCGACATG gactTCACGATGACCCTCTACCTGAGGCACTACTGGAAGGACGAGAGGCTGTCCTTCCCGAGCACCAACAACCTCAGCATGACGTTCGACGGCCGGCTGGTGAAGAAGATCTGGGTCCCCGACATGTTTTTCGTGCACTCCAAGCGCTCCTTCATCCACGACACCACCACGGACAACGTCATGCTGCGGGTCCAGCCCGACGGGAAGGTGCTCTACAGCCTCCG GGTTACAGTGACTGCAATGTGCAACATGGACTTCAGCCGATTTCCCCTGGACACACAAACGTGCTCCCTTGAAATCGAAAGCT ATGCCTACACGGAGGATGACCTCATGCTGTACTGGAAAAAAGGCAATGACTCCTTAAAGACAGATGAGCGCATCTCGCTCTCCCAGTTCCTCATTCAAGAATTCCACAccaccactaaactggccttcTACAGCAGCACAg GCTGGTACAACCGTCTGTACATTAACTTCACCTTGCGACGCCATATCTTCTTCTTCTTGCTCCAAACTTACTTTCCTGCCACCCTGATGGTCATGCTGTCCTGGGTGTCCTTCTGGATCGACCGCAGAGCCGTGCCTGCCAGAGTCCCTTTAG GGATCACCACTGTGCTGACCATGTCTACCATCATCACGGGCGTGAACGCCTCCATGCCCCGCGTCTCCTACATCAAGGCAGTGGACATCTACCTCTGGGTCAGCTTCGTGTTCGTGTTCCTGTCGGTGCTGGAGTACGCCGCCGTCAACTACCTGACCACGGTGCAGGAGCGCAAGGAGTGCAAGCTGCGCGAGAAG CTTCCCTGCACCTGTGGACTACCCCAGCCTCGCGGGGTCATGCTGGATGGCAGCTACAGCGACGGGGAGGTTAATGACCTGGGCAGCTACATACCGGAGAACGGAGAGAAGCCAGACAAGATGATGGTGCAGCTGACCTTGGCCTCGGAGAGGAGCTCCCCGCAGAGGAAAAGTCAGAGGAGCAGCTATGTGAGCATGAGGATCGACACCCATGCCATTGATAAATACTCCAGGATCATTTTTCCAGCGGcgtatattttattcaatttaataTACTGGTCTATTTTCTCATAA
- the GABRR1 gene encoding gamma-aminobutyric acid receptor subunit rho-1 isoform X1, with the protein MLAVPNMKVGIFLLWWGWVWATENRVHWQGREVHEMSKKGSRLQRQQPEVHRDANSKTSPILKRSPDITKSPLTKSEQLLRIDDHDFSMRPGFGGPAIPVGVDVQVESLDSISEVDMDFTMTLYLRHYWKDERLSFPSTNNLSMTFDGRLVKKIWVPDMFFVHSKRSFIHDTTTDNVMLRVQPDGKVLYSLRVTVTAMCNMDFSRFPLDTQTCSLEIESYAYTEDDLMLYWKKGNDSLKTDERISLSQFLIQEFHTTTKLAFYSSTGWYNRLYINFTLRRHIFFFLLQTYFPATLMVMLSWVSFWIDRRAVPARVPLGITTVLTMSTIITGVNASMPRVSYIKAVDIYLWVSFVFVFLSVLEYAAVNYLTTVQERKECKLREKLPCTCGLPQPRGVMLDGSYSDGEVNDLGSYIPENGEKPDKMMVQLTLASERSSPQRKSQRSSYVSMRIDTHAIDKYSRIIFPAAYILFNLIYWSIFS; encoded by the exons CAGGTT ACAGAGACAACAACCAGAAGTACACAGAGATGCCAACAGTAAGAC CAGCCCAATTCTGAAGCGAAGCCCTGATATCACCAAATCGCCACTGACCAAGTCAGAGCAGCTTCTGAGGATAGACGACCATGATTTCAGCATGAGGCCCGGCTTTGGAG GTCCGGCCATTCCCGTTGGTGTGGACGTGCAGGTGGAGAGCTTGGACAGCATCTCAGAGGTCGACATG gactTCACGATGACCCTCTACCTGAGGCACTACTGGAAGGACGAGAGGCTGTCCTTCCCGAGCACCAACAACCTCAGCATGACGTTCGACGGCCGGCTGGTGAAGAAGATCTGGGTCCCCGACATGTTTTTCGTGCACTCCAAGCGCTCCTTCATCCACGACACCACCACGGACAACGTCATGCTGCGGGTCCAGCCCGACGGGAAGGTGCTCTACAGCCTCCG GGTTACAGTGACTGCAATGTGCAACATGGACTTCAGCCGATTTCCCCTGGACACACAAACGTGCTCCCTTGAAATCGAAAGCT ATGCCTACACGGAGGATGACCTCATGCTGTACTGGAAAAAAGGCAATGACTCCTTAAAGACAGATGAGCGCATCTCGCTCTCCCAGTTCCTCATTCAAGAATTCCACAccaccactaaactggccttcTACAGCAGCACAg GCTGGTACAACCGTCTGTACATTAACTTCACCTTGCGACGCCATATCTTCTTCTTCTTGCTCCAAACTTACTTTCCTGCCACCCTGATGGTCATGCTGTCCTGGGTGTCCTTCTGGATCGACCGCAGAGCCGTGCCTGCCAGAGTCCCTTTAG GGATCACCACTGTGCTGACCATGTCTACCATCATCACGGGCGTGAACGCCTCCATGCCCCGCGTCTCCTACATCAAGGCAGTGGACATCTACCTCTGGGTCAGCTTCGTGTTCGTGTTCCTGTCGGTGCTGGAGTACGCCGCCGTCAACTACCTGACCACGGTGCAGGAGCGCAAGGAGTGCAAGCTGCGCGAGAAG CTTCCCTGCACCTGTGGACTACCCCAGCCTCGCGGGGTCATGCTGGATGGCAGCTACAGCGACGGGGAGGTTAATGACCTGGGCAGCTACATACCGGAGAACGGAGAGAAGCCAGACAAGATGATGGTGCAGCTGACCTTGGCCTCGGAGAGGAGCTCCCCGCAGAGGAAAAGTCAGAGGAGCAGCTATGTGAGCATGAGGATCGACACCCATGCCATTGATAAATACTCCAGGATCATTTTTCCAGCGGcgtatattttattcaatttaataTACTGGTCTATTTTCTCATAA
- the GABRR1 gene encoding gamma-aminobutyric acid receptor subunit rho-1 isoform X2 — MLAVPNMKVGIFLLWWGWVWATENRVHWQGREVHEMSKKGRPQRQQPEVHRDANSKTSPILKRSPDITKSPLTKSEQLLRIDDHDFSMRPGFGGPAIPVGVDVQVESLDSISEVDMDFTMTLYLRHYWKDERLSFPSTNNLSMTFDGRLVKKIWVPDMFFVHSKRSFIHDTTTDNVMLRVQPDGKVLYSLRVTVTAMCNMDFSRFPLDTQTCSLEIESYAYTEDDLMLYWKKGNDSLKTDERISLSQFLIQEFHTTTKLAFYSSTGWYNRLYINFTLRRHIFFFLLQTYFPATLMVMLSWVSFWIDRRAVPARVPLGITTVLTMSTIITGVNASMPRVSYIKAVDIYLWVSFVFVFLSVLEYAAVNYLTTVQERKECKLREKLPCTCGLPQPRGVMLDGSYSDGEVNDLGSYIPENGEKPDKMMVQLTLASERSSPQRKSQRSSYVSMRIDTHAIDKYSRIIFPAAYILFNLIYWSIFS; from the exons ACC ACAGAGACAACAACCAGAAGTACACAGAGATGCCAACAGTAAGAC CAGCCCAATTCTGAAGCGAAGCCCTGATATCACCAAATCGCCACTGACCAAGTCAGAGCAGCTTCTGAGGATAGACGACCATGATTTCAGCATGAGGCCCGGCTTTGGAG GTCCGGCCATTCCCGTTGGTGTGGACGTGCAGGTGGAGAGCTTGGACAGCATCTCAGAGGTCGACATG gactTCACGATGACCCTCTACCTGAGGCACTACTGGAAGGACGAGAGGCTGTCCTTCCCGAGCACCAACAACCTCAGCATGACGTTCGACGGCCGGCTGGTGAAGAAGATCTGGGTCCCCGACATGTTTTTCGTGCACTCCAAGCGCTCCTTCATCCACGACACCACCACGGACAACGTCATGCTGCGGGTCCAGCCCGACGGGAAGGTGCTCTACAGCCTCCG GGTTACAGTGACTGCAATGTGCAACATGGACTTCAGCCGATTTCCCCTGGACACACAAACGTGCTCCCTTGAAATCGAAAGCT ATGCCTACACGGAGGATGACCTCATGCTGTACTGGAAAAAAGGCAATGACTCCTTAAAGACAGATGAGCGCATCTCGCTCTCCCAGTTCCTCATTCAAGAATTCCACAccaccactaaactggccttcTACAGCAGCACAg GCTGGTACAACCGTCTGTACATTAACTTCACCTTGCGACGCCATATCTTCTTCTTCTTGCTCCAAACTTACTTTCCTGCCACCCTGATGGTCATGCTGTCCTGGGTGTCCTTCTGGATCGACCGCAGAGCCGTGCCTGCCAGAGTCCCTTTAG GGATCACCACTGTGCTGACCATGTCTACCATCATCACGGGCGTGAACGCCTCCATGCCCCGCGTCTCCTACATCAAGGCAGTGGACATCTACCTCTGGGTCAGCTTCGTGTTCGTGTTCCTGTCGGTGCTGGAGTACGCCGCCGTCAACTACCTGACCACGGTGCAGGAGCGCAAGGAGTGCAAGCTGCGCGAGAAG CTTCCCTGCACCTGTGGACTACCCCAGCCTCGCGGGGTCATGCTGGATGGCAGCTACAGCGACGGGGAGGTTAATGACCTGGGCAGCTACATACCGGAGAACGGAGAGAAGCCAGACAAGATGATGGTGCAGCTGACCTTGGCCTCGGAGAGGAGCTCCCCGCAGAGGAAAAGTCAGAGGAGCAGCTATGTGAGCATGAGGATCGACACCCATGCCATTGATAAATACTCCAGGATCATTTTTCCAGCGGcgtatattttattcaatttaataTACTGGTCTATTTTCTCATAA